The following coding sequences lie in one Hoplias malabaricus isolate fHopMal1 chromosome 14, fHopMal1.hap1, whole genome shotgun sequence genomic window:
- the dclre1b gene encoding 5' exonuclease Apollo, with translation MNGKVIPYTPIAVDFWQLRKCQHSRLFFLSHMHTDHTSGLTSTWSNRPIYCSHVSARLLKLKLQVKEKWIHALDLGEPHLLPLDDIGKEKLTVTLIDANHCPGSVMFFFEGYFGTILYTGDFRYIPSMLREPCLRNNTTIDVLYLDNTNCDPTRSLPSRERASQQIKEIIRSHPNYTVVIGIYALGKENLLVQLAMEFKTWVEVDVERMEILRELEFPDVFTTEPGAGRIRAVAQSEITASSLLAWNKKQPTIAIIPTSRPMVSCHQNVYVVPYSDHSSYQELEDFVSALRPVSLVPIVGSCMPYFSSLLSPRKKRREVVIPESVQHYMMTKSNIVQPFIFTMNNVHHRPLHPVPRGVVFESPRSRCPRLKDVDSNAMELADEPLDIDSVGDTSSDCVLLDMSTDLSHDMTTPRHRGLELVRAASEDAITIDSLPLDVNESLLVVQNIKSPSTRSTCDTESSNCDCVTALSPNLHTPKKRSPQTGNANPTVICSSMDSISLHDSTCMTTLTAVTPSERQPESTDPSHKGEREQIEQWLLNNFIIPEEEFSGRYRVIHGLHKLFPLTPVNVPKPEEDPLEAAIQRLKAKFH, from the exons ATGAATGGGAAAGTCATACCTTACACGCCCATTGCGGTGGACTTTTGGCAGCTGAGAAAGTGCCAGCACAGTCGGCTTTTCTTCCTCTCGCACAtgcacactgaccacacatctGGTCTCACCTCCACCTGGAGCAACCGGCCCATCTACTGCTCTCATGTTTCAGCCAGACTCCTCAAACTCAAACTGCAG GTAAAGGAGAAATGGATCCATGCTCTGGATCTTGGGGAGCCCCACTTGTTGCCACTGGATGACATTGGGAAAGAGAAACTGACTGTTACTCTTATAGACGCTAACCATTGTCCAGGGTCAGTTATGTTTTTCTTCGAGGGGTACTTTGGTACCATTCTTTACACGG GGGATTTTCGCTACATTCCATCAATGTTGCGTGAGCCGTGTCTTAGAAACAACACGACCATTGATGTGCTGTATCTGGATAACACAAACTGTGACCCCACTCGTTCTCTTCCCTCTCGCGAGCGAGCTTCTCAGCAGATTAAAGAGATCATAAGAAGCCATCCAAACTACACTGTGGTCATTG GTATATATGCCCTAGGTAAGGAGAATCTGCTTGTGCAGTTGGCCATGGAGTTTAAGACATGGGTAGAGGTGGATGTGGAGCGAATGGAGATTCTCCGCGAGCTGGAGTTTCCTGACGTGTTCACTACAGAACCTGGTGCAGGGCGTATCCGAGCAGTCGCTCAGTCCGAGATTACTGCTTCCAGCCTGCTTGCCTGGAATAAGAAGCAGCCCACGATCGCTATAATCCCAACCAGCCGCCCCATGGTGTCCTGCCACCAAAATGTCTATGTTGTGCCATACTCTGACCACTCCTCCTACCAGGAACTGGAGGACTTTGTCTCAGCTCTGCGTCCAGTTTCACTGGTGCCCATTGTGGGTAGCTGTATGCCTTACTTCTCCTCCTTGCTGAGCCCCCGGAAAAAGCGCAGAGAAGTTGTGATACCTGAGTCAGTCCAGCACTACATGATGACCAAGTCTAACATTGTTCAGCCTTTCATTTTCACTATGAATAATGTGCACCATCGTCCCCTGCATCCTGTGCCTCGAGGAGTTGTGTTCGAGTCACCTAGATCCAG GTGTCCCAGACTCAAAGATGTGGACTCAAATGCCATGGAGTTGGCTGACGAACCTCTGGATATAGATTCCGTAGGAGACACAAGCTCAGATTGCGTCCTGTTGGACATGAGCACTGACCTCTCCCATGATATGACCACACCCCGCCACAGAGGTCTAGAGCTGGTTCGAGCTGCTTCTGAAGACGCCATCACCATTGACAGTCTCCCGCTTGACGTGAACGAGTCTCTCCTCGTTGTTCAAAACATAAAGTCCCCCAGTACTAGAAGCACCTGCGACACTGAGAGTTCAAACTGTGACTGTGTCACTGCTCTGAGCCCTAACCTTCACACGCCCAAGAAGAGAAGCCCTCAGACGGGAAACGCTAACCCCACAGTGATATGCTCTTCAATGGACAGCATCAGTCTACATGACAGCACCTGTATGACAACTTTAACAGCTGTAACACCATCTGAAAGGCAGCCGGAGTCAACCGATCCATCTCATAAAGGTGAGAGGGAGCAGATTGAGCAGTGGCTACTTAACAACTTCATTATTCCAGAGGAAGAATTCTCAGGTCGGTATAGGGTAATTCACGGGCTGCATAAGCTGTTTCCCCTCACTCCAGTCAATGTGCCAAAACCAGAAGAGGATCCTTTGGAAGCTGCCATACAGAGATTGAAAGCAAAATTCCACTAA